ATTAGCGCCATTGATGTTGTATTGGTGTAACGGTGCTATTACATTTCTCTCTAGAACCAGACCACAAAAGTCACAATTACAGATATATTACAAGCAGCTGTTGAAGTTCAACAACTCAACAATGATATACACACAGATGAGGAAGGATTCTGGGGACTGATGTGCTTGTCACTTGAAATTCCCAACAATAGAAACAATCGTAAAAGACTTCGGAGAGCATACAAACTGAATGAGGTCAGTTGTTTTAccaattttgttgaaaaaacaaaaaaacaaaaaaaacaatacttgtCTAATTAACAGCATTGATATTTCGATCTTTAGAGTGCATTTACCTTCTCTGAACAACCAGTACTTAAAGATACCCAGAAATCACCTATACAGGTACACTACTCCTTGTTACatatgtcacgccgccaccaggcgtggcggctcatgcttttatttttgtgtctctgtttcccgttttactctgaaatcctaactctcctctcaccccaggtcacttgcccttcctgccgctcactcattaccggtccccgcccatgattatcaccacctgccaccaatcaacccacacaataaaagccagctgcattctcccctcagtgccgaagtgtcaccgacagtgcatggaagcgtcccacagtccttatgtccttatgtccttgttcatgttgcctagcgtttttgccttgtttttgtgccttttcctcccttttggagcgcctttagttaccccttttgccttgtgccctttttcctccctagcggagcgcttttcgttgtccccagtaccctttgcctgttttttcctccctagtggagcgttttttgttctccacttttttccctccctgttctcctctcagtttgagaggagacccctgttggccggaaataaacctgctgccttggtggcctaccttacgcctgcgtctgagtcctacttgacctcgccctgtcagtacacttcggccagcatggacccagcaggcacggttgaggccgcactgcagagccaggaggcccggctcaacaaccaggaccggatccaacagaccatgcggTCCCGGAttgaggaattgaccagccagg
This portion of the Festucalex cinctus isolate MCC-2025b chromosome 19, RoL_Fcin_1.0, whole genome shotgun sequence genome encodes:
- the LOC144007027 gene encoding uncharacterized protein LOC144007027 translates to MYQRQQGVFLFKMFGFGNQTTKVTITDILQAAVEVQQLNNDIHTDEEGFWGLMCLSLEIPNNRNNRKRLRRAYKLNESAFTFSEQPVLKDTQKSPIQVTCPSCRSLITGPRP